One Rhododendron vialii isolate Sample 1 chromosome 2a, ASM3025357v1 genomic region harbors:
- the LOC131316371 gene encoding uncharacterized protein LOC131316371 isoform X1: MRRLLLLSLASFPYLPSSCDSAFTEIFNYPRMGSSQNLPSNGQEAVLSTDPKCKKRKNRHSTLNFADNVDEDAQLLPDPGSNIRRGRGSTFLPDVIKDRSSGVRKVVKYNKRGQAIGETRAKYSSYLGVLARTMVPIDRTWKKVSDENKEMLWRCVKTTFDVDQYSRKNVLSAIAANCRTFRKVLTRYIRAYKSDLDIISRPPAIYSFIEREHWDAFVKHRLTKDFEKHNDNQRGKQRENKFRHRLGRKGYANFEQEQIKMIKKSIDGAEDEVAEVEDVDDADEIDRSILWKKSRQNKNGEYDNEDIEEQAAMIDEFTKQAQEGNLDLGGSTDILALVLCKHERSRVRGIGDFVTPTAYFQMPRRGGHSHCQEKIKALQTAMSQMKDQFYAMSQQVPRTPQSEYVSSNTIKSYNTGNPQLNSLTMENMVRTRNDMPPDPKSKTKKSQPCKLAVGSLDNIVAHGTMFEKVGPEEPLHTVPLGEANVRVSIDFVIQKDAILPVPIVGELYVVGDATGYHVAWPKNLILFGNEGASKNLAMDGKKGAPETPAWDANQATSSNVDSDKYLESFRSFDDYVETVAYKEAFTITLDEDMFGANVEVPLQRVDMEYMSQMKELSVTCIMLYMSQLYRVIKSANLGRKFFFVNPSAISGTTKQGSQSTLLASLLKDAENDQLVFIPYNLGCHWVLFVIDLSYPTVYYLDSLHGATNPNLKLIIKTAVKIRDNAKNMRRTVDWKEVECLEQPSTVECGFFVMRFMKDLVADPSMLCRRDILYCLYIAVAGAVGERKESKGQRSDADSTLIWLSSVNLLRTTARIFQLMFFCFGNCPF; this comes from the exons GATGGGTTCATCTCAGAACTTGCCTAGTAATGGCCAGGAGGCAGTGCTGTCAACAGATCCAAAAtgtaagaaaaggaaaaataggcATTCCACTCTGAATTTTGCTGATAATGTAGATGAGGATGCACAGTTGTTACCAGATCCGGGAAGTAACATAAGGAGAGGTAGAGGGTCAACATTCCTCCCAGATGTCATAAAGGATAGGAGTTCTGGTGTACGAAAAGTAGTCAAGTACAACAAAAGAGGTCAAGCAATAGGGGAAACAAGAGCAAAATACTCAAGCTATCTTGGAGTCTTGGCTCGCACAATGGTCCCAATAGATCGTACATGGAAAAAGGTATCAGATGAAAATAAAGAGATGCTATGGAGATGTGTGAAG ACTACATTCGATGTGGATCAATATAGCAGGAAGAATGTTTTATCTGCTATCGCAGCAAATTGTAGGACATTCAGGAAAGTTCTCACTAGGTACATACGTGCATATAAGTCGGATCTGGACATCATTTCAAGACCACCAGCAATTTATAGTTTCATTGAACGAGAACATTGGGATGCATTTGTTAAACATAGATTGACAAAAGATTTTGAG AAACATAATGACAACCAACGAGGtaaacaaagagaaaataaatttcgtcacagGCTCGGTCGGAAGGGCTACGCTAATTTTGAACAAGAACAG ATAAAGATGATAAAAAAATCAATCGATGGTGCTGAGGATGAGGTTGCTGAAGTTGAGGATGTTGATGATGCTGATGAGATTGATAGAAGCATTTTATGGAAGAAGTCTCgtcaaaataaaaatggagagTATGATAATGAAGACATCGAAGAACAAGCTGCAATGATT GATGAGTTCACCAAACAAGCACAAGAGGGGAATTTAGATCTTGGAGGAAGTACCGACATTCTAGCATTGGTACTATGTAAACATGAACGTTCTCGGGTACGAGGCATTGGAGACTTTGTAACACCAACTGCCTACTTTCAAATGCCTAGACGTGGTGGCCATTCACATTGCCAAGAGAAGATTAAAGCCCTGCAGACAGCTATGTCACAAATGAAAGACCAATTCTATGCAATGAGTCAACAAGTACCCCGCACACCACAATCTGAGTATGTGAGTTCAAACaccatcaaaagttataacactGGCAACCCTCAGCTTAATTCTTTGACAATGGAGAATATGGTGAGAACACGGAATGACATGCCGCCTGATCCTaagtcaaaaacaaaaaag AGCCAGCCATGTAAATTGGCAGTGGGGTCCCTGGATAACATCGTTGCTCATGGAACGATGTTTGAGAAAGTTGGGCCCGAGGAACCACTTCATACTGTACCACTAGGGGAGGCAAATGTTCGGGTGTCTATTGATTTTGTGATTCAAAAAGACGCCATTCTTCCTGTACCCATTGTAGGAGAGTTGTATGTTGTTGGAGACGCAACAGGATATCACGTTGCTTGGCCTAAAAATTTAATATTGTTTGGCAATGAG GGAGCGTCGAAAAACCTTGCAATGGATGGGAAGAAG GGAGCTCCAGAAACACCTGCATGGGATGCGAATCAG GCAACTTCGAGCAATGTGGATTCTGATAAGTATTTGGAGTCTTTTCGATCTTTTGACGACTATGTGGAGACGGTTGCATACAAGGAAGCATTCACCATTACGCTCGACGAAGACATGTTTGGGGCAAATGTTGAGGTTCCACTTCAAAGGGTAGATATGGAATATATGTCTCAAATGAAAGAATTGTCTGTTACATGCATTATGTTGTACATGAG TCAACTCTACCGTGTTATTAAGTCTGCAAATCTtgggaggaaatttttttttgtcaacccAAGTGCCATTAGCGGGACAACTAAGCAAGGATCGCAATCAACATTGCTTGCAAGTTTATTGAAGGATGCTGAAAATGACCAACTTGTTTTTATTCCTTATAATTTGGG GTGTCATTGGGTATTGTTTGTCATTGATCTATCATATCCTACCGTTTACTATCTCGATTCACTTCACGGTGCAACCAATCCGAACCTTAAACTCATAATTAAAAC TGCTGTAAAAATTCGCGATAATGCGAAAAACATGAGGAGGACTGTTGATTGGAAGGAAGTTGAG TGCCTGGAACAACCTTCGACTGTTGAATGCGGGTTTTTTGTCATGAGATTTATGAAAGATTTGGTTGCCGATCCAAGCATGCTGTGCAGACGAGAT ATCCTCTATTGCTTATATATTGCTGTTGCTGGTGCTGTTGGAGAAAGGAAAGAgtccaaaggacaaaggagTGATGCAGATTCCACCTTAATTTGGTTGTCTAGTGTTAATTTGCTACGTACAACTGCTAGAATATTCCAGCTTATGTTTTTTTGCTTTGGTAACTGTCCCTTTTGA
- the LOC131316371 gene encoding uncharacterized protein LOC131316371 isoform X4: protein MGSSQNLPSNGQEAVLSTDPKCKKRKNRHSTLNFADNVDEDAQLLPDPGSNIRRGRGSTFLPDVIKDRSSGVRKVVKYNKRGQAIGETRAKYSSYLGVLARTMVPIDRTWKKVSDENKEMLWRCVKTTFDVDQYSRKNVLSAIAANCRTFRKVLTRYIRAYKSDLDIISRPPAIYSFIEREHWDAFVKHRLTKDFEKHNDNQRGKQRENKFRHRLGRKGYANFEQEQIKMIKKSIDGAEDEVAEVEDVDDADEIDRSILWKKSRQNKNGEYDNEDIEEQAAMIDEFTKQAQEGNLDLGGSTDILALVLCKHERSRVRGIGDFVTPTAYFQMPRRGGHSHCQEKIKALQTAMSQMKDQFYAMSQQVPRTPQSEYVSSNTIKSYNTGNPQLNSLTMENMVRTRNDMPPDPKSKTKKSQPCKLAVGSLDNIVAHGTMFEKVGPEEPLHTVPLGEANVRVSIDFVIQKDAILPVPIVGELYVVGDATGYHVAWPKNLILFGNEGASKNLAMDGKKGAPETPAWDANQATSSNVDSDKYLESFRSFDDYVETVAYKEAFTITLDEDMFGANVEVPLQRVDMEYMSQMKELSVTCIMLYMSQLYRVIKSANLGRKFFFVNPSAISGTTKQGSQSTLLASLLKDAENDQLVFIPYNLGCHWVLFVIDLSYPTVYYLDSLHGATNPNLKLIIKTAVKIRDNAKNMRRTVDWKEVECLEQPSTVECGFFVMRFMKDLVADPSMLCRRDILYCLYIAVAGAVGERKESKGQRSDADSTLIWLSSVNLLRTTARIFQLMFFCFGNCPF from the exons ATGGGTTCATCTCAGAACTTGCCTAGTAATGGCCAGGAGGCAGTGCTGTCAACAGATCCAAAAtgtaagaaaaggaaaaataggcATTCCACTCTGAATTTTGCTGATAATGTAGATGAGGATGCACAGTTGTTACCAGATCCGGGAAGTAACATAAGGAGAGGTAGAGGGTCAACATTCCTCCCAGATGTCATAAAGGATAGGAGTTCTGGTGTACGAAAAGTAGTCAAGTACAACAAAAGAGGTCAAGCAATAGGGGAAACAAGAGCAAAATACTCAAGCTATCTTGGAGTCTTGGCTCGCACAATGGTCCCAATAGATCGTACATGGAAAAAGGTATCAGATGAAAATAAAGAGATGCTATGGAGATGTGTGAAG ACTACATTCGATGTGGATCAATATAGCAGGAAGAATGTTTTATCTGCTATCGCAGCAAATTGTAGGACATTCAGGAAAGTTCTCACTAGGTACATACGTGCATATAAGTCGGATCTGGACATCATTTCAAGACCACCAGCAATTTATAGTTTCATTGAACGAGAACATTGGGATGCATTTGTTAAACATAGATTGACAAAAGATTTTGAG AAACATAATGACAACCAACGAGGtaaacaaagagaaaataaatttcgtcacagGCTCGGTCGGAAGGGCTACGCTAATTTTGAACAAGAACAG ATAAAGATGATAAAAAAATCAATCGATGGTGCTGAGGATGAGGTTGCTGAAGTTGAGGATGTTGATGATGCTGATGAGATTGATAGAAGCATTTTATGGAAGAAGTCTCgtcaaaataaaaatggagagTATGATAATGAAGACATCGAAGAACAAGCTGCAATGATT GATGAGTTCACCAAACAAGCACAAGAGGGGAATTTAGATCTTGGAGGAAGTACCGACATTCTAGCATTGGTACTATGTAAACATGAACGTTCTCGGGTACGAGGCATTGGAGACTTTGTAACACCAACTGCCTACTTTCAAATGCCTAGACGTGGTGGCCATTCACATTGCCAAGAGAAGATTAAAGCCCTGCAGACAGCTATGTCACAAATGAAAGACCAATTCTATGCAATGAGTCAACAAGTACCCCGCACACCACAATCTGAGTATGTGAGTTCAAACaccatcaaaagttataacactGGCAACCCTCAGCTTAATTCTTTGACAATGGAGAATATGGTGAGAACACGGAATGACATGCCGCCTGATCCTaagtcaaaaacaaaaaag AGCCAGCCATGTAAATTGGCAGTGGGGTCCCTGGATAACATCGTTGCTCATGGAACGATGTTTGAGAAAGTTGGGCCCGAGGAACCACTTCATACTGTACCACTAGGGGAGGCAAATGTTCGGGTGTCTATTGATTTTGTGATTCAAAAAGACGCCATTCTTCCTGTACCCATTGTAGGAGAGTTGTATGTTGTTGGAGACGCAACAGGATATCACGTTGCTTGGCCTAAAAATTTAATATTGTTTGGCAATGAG GGAGCGTCGAAAAACCTTGCAATGGATGGGAAGAAG GGAGCTCCAGAAACACCTGCATGGGATGCGAATCAG GCAACTTCGAGCAATGTGGATTCTGATAAGTATTTGGAGTCTTTTCGATCTTTTGACGACTATGTGGAGACGGTTGCATACAAGGAAGCATTCACCATTACGCTCGACGAAGACATGTTTGGGGCAAATGTTGAGGTTCCACTTCAAAGGGTAGATATGGAATATATGTCTCAAATGAAAGAATTGTCTGTTACATGCATTATGTTGTACATGAG TCAACTCTACCGTGTTATTAAGTCTGCAAATCTtgggaggaaatttttttttgtcaacccAAGTGCCATTAGCGGGACAACTAAGCAAGGATCGCAATCAACATTGCTTGCAAGTTTATTGAAGGATGCTGAAAATGACCAACTTGTTTTTATTCCTTATAATTTGGG GTGTCATTGGGTATTGTTTGTCATTGATCTATCATATCCTACCGTTTACTATCTCGATTCACTTCACGGTGCAACCAATCCGAACCTTAAACTCATAATTAAAAC TGCTGTAAAAATTCGCGATAATGCGAAAAACATGAGGAGGACTGTTGATTGGAAGGAAGTTGAG TGCCTGGAACAACCTTCGACTGTTGAATGCGGGTTTTTTGTCATGAGATTTATGAAAGATTTGGTTGCCGATCCAAGCATGCTGTGCAGACGAGAT ATCCTCTATTGCTTATATATTGCTGTTGCTGGTGCTGTTGGAGAAAGGAAAGAgtccaaaggacaaaggagTGATGCAGATTCCACCTTAATTTGGTTGTCTAGTGTTAATTTGCTACGTACAACTGCTAGAATATTCCAGCTTATGTTTTTTTGCTTTGGTAACTGTCCCTTTTGA
- the LOC131316371 gene encoding uncharacterized protein LOC131316371 isoform X2, which yields MRRLLLLSLASFPYLPSSCDSAFTEIFNYPRMGSSQNLPSNGQEAVLSTDPKCKKRKNRHSTLNFADNVDEDAQLLPDPGSNIRRGRGSTFLPDVIKDRSSGVRKVVKYNKRGQAIGETRAKYSSYLGVLARTMVPIDRTWKKVSDENKEMLWRCVKTTFDVDQYSRKNVLSAIAANCRTFRKVLTRYIRAYKSDLDIISRPPAIYSFIEREHWDAFVKHRLTKDFEKHNDNQRGKQRENKFRHRLGRKGYANFEQEQIKMIKKSIDGAEDEVAEVEDVDDADEIDRSILWKKSRQNKNGEYDNEDIEEQAAMIDEFTKQAQEGNLDLGGSTDILALVLCKHERSRVRGIGDFVTPTAYFQMPRRGGHSHCQEKIKALQTAMSQMKDQFYAMSQQVPRTPQSEYVSSNTIKSYNTGNPQLNSLTMENMVRTRNDMPPDPKSKTKKSQPCKLAVGSLDNIVAHGTMFEKVGPEEPLHTVPLGEANVRVSIDFVIQKDAILPVPIVGELYVVGDATGYHVAWPKNLILFGNEGASKNLAMDGKKATSSNVDSDKYLESFRSFDDYVETVAYKEAFTITLDEDMFGANVEVPLQRVDMEYMSQMKELSVTCIMLYMSQLYRVIKSANLGRKFFFVNPSAISGTTKQGSQSTLLASLLKDAENDQLVFIPYNLGCHWVLFVIDLSYPTVYYLDSLHGATNPNLKLIIKTAVKIRDNAKNMRRTVDWKEVECLEQPSTVECGFFVMRFMKDLVADPSMLCRRDILYCLYIAVAGAVGERKESKGQRSDADSTLIWLSSVNLLRTTARIFQLMFFCFGNCPF from the exons GATGGGTTCATCTCAGAACTTGCCTAGTAATGGCCAGGAGGCAGTGCTGTCAACAGATCCAAAAtgtaagaaaaggaaaaataggcATTCCACTCTGAATTTTGCTGATAATGTAGATGAGGATGCACAGTTGTTACCAGATCCGGGAAGTAACATAAGGAGAGGTAGAGGGTCAACATTCCTCCCAGATGTCATAAAGGATAGGAGTTCTGGTGTACGAAAAGTAGTCAAGTACAACAAAAGAGGTCAAGCAATAGGGGAAACAAGAGCAAAATACTCAAGCTATCTTGGAGTCTTGGCTCGCACAATGGTCCCAATAGATCGTACATGGAAAAAGGTATCAGATGAAAATAAAGAGATGCTATGGAGATGTGTGAAG ACTACATTCGATGTGGATCAATATAGCAGGAAGAATGTTTTATCTGCTATCGCAGCAAATTGTAGGACATTCAGGAAAGTTCTCACTAGGTACATACGTGCATATAAGTCGGATCTGGACATCATTTCAAGACCACCAGCAATTTATAGTTTCATTGAACGAGAACATTGGGATGCATTTGTTAAACATAGATTGACAAAAGATTTTGAG AAACATAATGACAACCAACGAGGtaaacaaagagaaaataaatttcgtcacagGCTCGGTCGGAAGGGCTACGCTAATTTTGAACAAGAACAG ATAAAGATGATAAAAAAATCAATCGATGGTGCTGAGGATGAGGTTGCTGAAGTTGAGGATGTTGATGATGCTGATGAGATTGATAGAAGCATTTTATGGAAGAAGTCTCgtcaaaataaaaatggagagTATGATAATGAAGACATCGAAGAACAAGCTGCAATGATT GATGAGTTCACCAAACAAGCACAAGAGGGGAATTTAGATCTTGGAGGAAGTACCGACATTCTAGCATTGGTACTATGTAAACATGAACGTTCTCGGGTACGAGGCATTGGAGACTTTGTAACACCAACTGCCTACTTTCAAATGCCTAGACGTGGTGGCCATTCACATTGCCAAGAGAAGATTAAAGCCCTGCAGACAGCTATGTCACAAATGAAAGACCAATTCTATGCAATGAGTCAACAAGTACCCCGCACACCACAATCTGAGTATGTGAGTTCAAACaccatcaaaagttataacactGGCAACCCTCAGCTTAATTCTTTGACAATGGAGAATATGGTGAGAACACGGAATGACATGCCGCCTGATCCTaagtcaaaaacaaaaaag AGCCAGCCATGTAAATTGGCAGTGGGGTCCCTGGATAACATCGTTGCTCATGGAACGATGTTTGAGAAAGTTGGGCCCGAGGAACCACTTCATACTGTACCACTAGGGGAGGCAAATGTTCGGGTGTCTATTGATTTTGTGATTCAAAAAGACGCCATTCTTCCTGTACCCATTGTAGGAGAGTTGTATGTTGTTGGAGACGCAACAGGATATCACGTTGCTTGGCCTAAAAATTTAATATTGTTTGGCAATGAG GGAGCGTCGAAAAACCTTGCAATGGATGGGAAGAAG GCAACTTCGAGCAATGTGGATTCTGATAAGTATTTGGAGTCTTTTCGATCTTTTGACGACTATGTGGAGACGGTTGCATACAAGGAAGCATTCACCATTACGCTCGACGAAGACATGTTTGGGGCAAATGTTGAGGTTCCACTTCAAAGGGTAGATATGGAATATATGTCTCAAATGAAAGAATTGTCTGTTACATGCATTATGTTGTACATGAG TCAACTCTACCGTGTTATTAAGTCTGCAAATCTtgggaggaaatttttttttgtcaacccAAGTGCCATTAGCGGGACAACTAAGCAAGGATCGCAATCAACATTGCTTGCAAGTTTATTGAAGGATGCTGAAAATGACCAACTTGTTTTTATTCCTTATAATTTGGG GTGTCATTGGGTATTGTTTGTCATTGATCTATCATATCCTACCGTTTACTATCTCGATTCACTTCACGGTGCAACCAATCCGAACCTTAAACTCATAATTAAAAC TGCTGTAAAAATTCGCGATAATGCGAAAAACATGAGGAGGACTGTTGATTGGAAGGAAGTTGAG TGCCTGGAACAACCTTCGACTGTTGAATGCGGGTTTTTTGTCATGAGATTTATGAAAGATTTGGTTGCCGATCCAAGCATGCTGTGCAGACGAGAT ATCCTCTATTGCTTATATATTGCTGTTGCTGGTGCTGTTGGAGAAAGGAAAGAgtccaaaggacaaaggagTGATGCAGATTCCACCTTAATTTGGTTGTCTAGTGTTAATTTGCTACGTACAACTGCTAGAATATTCCAGCTTATGTTTTTTTGCTTTGGTAACTGTCCCTTTTGA
- the LOC131316371 gene encoding uncharacterized protein LOC131316371 isoform X5: protein MRRLLLLSLASFPYLPSSCDSAFTEIFNYPRMGSSQNLPSNGQEAVLSTDPKCKKRKNRHSTLNFADNVDEDAQLLPDPGSNIRRGRGSTFLPDVIKDRSSGVRKVVKYNKRGQAIGETRAKYSSYLGVLARTMVPIDRTWKKVSDENKEMLWRCVKTTFDVDQYSRKNVLSAIAANCRTFRKVLTRYIRAYKSDLDIISRPPAIYSFIEREHWDAFVKHRLTKDFEKHNDNQRGKQRENKFRHRLGRKGYANFEQEQIKMIKKSIDGAEDEVAEVEDVDDADEIDRSILWKKSRQNKNGEYDNEDIEEQAAMIDEFTKQAQEGNLDLGGSTDILALVLCKHERSRVRGIGDFVTPTAYFQMPRRGGHSHCQEKIKALQTAMSQMKDQFYAMSQQVPRTPQSEYVSSNTIKSYNTGNPQLNSLTMENMVRTRNDMPPDPKSKTKKSQPCKLAVGSLDNIVAHGTMFEKVGPEEPLHTVPLGEANVRVSIDFVIQKDAILPVPIVGELYVVGDATGYHVAWPKNLILFGNEGASKNLAMDGKKGAPETPAWDANQATSSNVDSDKYLESFRSFDDYVETVAYKEAFTITLDEDMFGANVEVPLQRVDMEYMSQMKELSVTCIMLYMSQLYRVIKSANLGRKFFFVNPSAISGTTKQGSQSTLLASLLKDAENDQLVFIPYNLGAVKIRDNAKNMRRTVDWKEVECLEQPSTVECGFFVMRFMKDLVADPSMLCRRDILYCLYIAVAGAVGERKESKGQRSDADSTLIWLSSVNLLRTTARIFQLMFFCFGNCPF from the exons GATGGGTTCATCTCAGAACTTGCCTAGTAATGGCCAGGAGGCAGTGCTGTCAACAGATCCAAAAtgtaagaaaaggaaaaataggcATTCCACTCTGAATTTTGCTGATAATGTAGATGAGGATGCACAGTTGTTACCAGATCCGGGAAGTAACATAAGGAGAGGTAGAGGGTCAACATTCCTCCCAGATGTCATAAAGGATAGGAGTTCTGGTGTACGAAAAGTAGTCAAGTACAACAAAAGAGGTCAAGCAATAGGGGAAACAAGAGCAAAATACTCAAGCTATCTTGGAGTCTTGGCTCGCACAATGGTCCCAATAGATCGTACATGGAAAAAGGTATCAGATGAAAATAAAGAGATGCTATGGAGATGTGTGAAG ACTACATTCGATGTGGATCAATATAGCAGGAAGAATGTTTTATCTGCTATCGCAGCAAATTGTAGGACATTCAGGAAAGTTCTCACTAGGTACATACGTGCATATAAGTCGGATCTGGACATCATTTCAAGACCACCAGCAATTTATAGTTTCATTGAACGAGAACATTGGGATGCATTTGTTAAACATAGATTGACAAAAGATTTTGAG AAACATAATGACAACCAACGAGGtaaacaaagagaaaataaatttcgtcacagGCTCGGTCGGAAGGGCTACGCTAATTTTGAACAAGAACAG ATAAAGATGATAAAAAAATCAATCGATGGTGCTGAGGATGAGGTTGCTGAAGTTGAGGATGTTGATGATGCTGATGAGATTGATAGAAGCATTTTATGGAAGAAGTCTCgtcaaaataaaaatggagagTATGATAATGAAGACATCGAAGAACAAGCTGCAATGATT GATGAGTTCACCAAACAAGCACAAGAGGGGAATTTAGATCTTGGAGGAAGTACCGACATTCTAGCATTGGTACTATGTAAACATGAACGTTCTCGGGTACGAGGCATTGGAGACTTTGTAACACCAACTGCCTACTTTCAAATGCCTAGACGTGGTGGCCATTCACATTGCCAAGAGAAGATTAAAGCCCTGCAGACAGCTATGTCACAAATGAAAGACCAATTCTATGCAATGAGTCAACAAGTACCCCGCACACCACAATCTGAGTATGTGAGTTCAAACaccatcaaaagttataacactGGCAACCCTCAGCTTAATTCTTTGACAATGGAGAATATGGTGAGAACACGGAATGACATGCCGCCTGATCCTaagtcaaaaacaaaaaag AGCCAGCCATGTAAATTGGCAGTGGGGTCCCTGGATAACATCGTTGCTCATGGAACGATGTTTGAGAAAGTTGGGCCCGAGGAACCACTTCATACTGTACCACTAGGGGAGGCAAATGTTCGGGTGTCTATTGATTTTGTGATTCAAAAAGACGCCATTCTTCCTGTACCCATTGTAGGAGAGTTGTATGTTGTTGGAGACGCAACAGGATATCACGTTGCTTGGCCTAAAAATTTAATATTGTTTGGCAATGAG GGAGCGTCGAAAAACCTTGCAATGGATGGGAAGAAG GGAGCTCCAGAAACACCTGCATGGGATGCGAATCAG GCAACTTCGAGCAATGTGGATTCTGATAAGTATTTGGAGTCTTTTCGATCTTTTGACGACTATGTGGAGACGGTTGCATACAAGGAAGCATTCACCATTACGCTCGACGAAGACATGTTTGGGGCAAATGTTGAGGTTCCACTTCAAAGGGTAGATATGGAATATATGTCTCAAATGAAAGAATTGTCTGTTACATGCATTATGTTGTACATGAG TCAACTCTACCGTGTTATTAAGTCTGCAAATCTtgggaggaaatttttttttgtcaacccAAGTGCCATTAGCGGGACAACTAAGCAAGGATCGCAATCAACATTGCTTGCAAGTTTATTGAAGGATGCTGAAAATGACCAACTTGTTTTTATTCCTTATAATTTGGG TGCTGTAAAAATTCGCGATAATGCGAAAAACATGAGGAGGACTGTTGATTGGAAGGAAGTTGAG TGCCTGGAACAACCTTCGACTGTTGAATGCGGGTTTTTTGTCATGAGATTTATGAAAGATTTGGTTGCCGATCCAAGCATGCTGTGCAGACGAGAT ATCCTCTATTGCTTATATATTGCTGTTGCTGGTGCTGTTGGAGAAAGGAAAGAgtccaaaggacaaaggagTGATGCAGATTCCACCTTAATTTGGTTGTCTAGTGTTAATTTGCTACGTACAACTGCTAGAATATTCCAGCTTATGTTTTTTTGCTTTGGTAACTGTCCCTTTTGA